The Paenibacillus macerans genome includes a window with the following:
- a CDS encoding aspartyl protease family protein: MKIHDHRNLLTINLSVTYRGNTIQIADVILDTGSSHTIFSPDAMEQIGVTYENGDPVYEAYGIGGTVPFYTKIMDEMGLLGLDILKTNGFIVDLDKLE; the protein is encoded by the coding sequence ATGAAGATTCATGATCATCGAAATCTTCTGACGATTAACCTTTCTGTAACTTATCGCGGAAATACGATACAGATAGCAGATGTTATCTTGGATACCGGCTCATCCCACACCATATTCAGTCCCGATGCCATGGAACAGATCGGAGTTACTTATGAAAATGGAGACCCTGTTTACGAAGCTTATGGAATAGGTGGGACCGTACCGTTTTATACCAAGATCATGGATGAGATGGGCTTGCTTGGTTTGGATATTTTGAAGACGAACGGGTTTATTGTGGATTTGGACAAGTTGGAATAA
- a CDS encoding NAD(P)H-dependent oxidoreductase: MKTLVVVTHPNIESSVINKRWVEELRKYPEKYTVHELYKVYPNGNIDPKKEQQLIESHSNLVLQFPIYWFNCPPLLKQWLDDVFAYGWAYGSKGGDKLKNRKIALAVSAGIRKEDYSKDGRYRYTLEQLLAPFETTFLYCDADYRSFFAFYGQENAPGGNEPGAEHATLVDELENSARDYLNFIDSL, from the coding sequence TTGAAAACTCTTGTTGTCGTCACCCACCCCAACATAGAATCATCCGTCATCAATAAGCGATGGGTGGAAGAACTTCGCAAATATCCGGAAAAATATACCGTACACGAATTGTATAAGGTTTACCCTAACGGAAACATCGATCCGAAAAAAGAACAACAACTCATCGAATCGCATAGTAACCTTGTGCTGCAGTTCCCCATTTATTGGTTTAATTGCCCGCCTCTCCTTAAACAATGGCTTGACGATGTTTTTGCCTATGGATGGGCTTACGGTTCAAAAGGAGGCGACAAATTAAAGAATCGCAAAATTGCCTTAGCCGTGTCCGCCGGAATCAGAAAAGAAGATTACAGTAAAGACGGGAGATATCGTTACACCCTTGAACAATTACTAGCTCCTTTTGAAACGACCTTCCTATACTGCGACGCGGACTACCGTTCGTTTTTTGCATTTTATGGCCAAGAAAATGCACCCGGCGGAAATGAGCCCGGTGCAGAACACGCGACACTGGTAGACGAGTTGGAAAATAGCGCGCGCGACTACCTGAATTTTATCGACAGCCTATGA
- a CDS encoding winged helix-turn-helix transcriptional regulator: MRETCVPSGVALKDTGFGYTLSVIGGKYKMIILYWLAENKVMRHNELKRGIGTISFKTLSVMLKEMEADGLIQREEFPQVPPKVEYSLTERGRSLLPLLNLMCEWGENNSLKDLPATGALSAIEHRASK; this comes from the coding sequence ATGCGCGAAACCTGTGTTCCATCCGGCGTGGCGCTAAAAGACACCGGCTTTGGATACACGTTGTCCGTAATCGGCGGTAAATATAAAATGATCATCTTGTACTGGCTGGCCGAAAACAAGGTGATGCGGCATAATGAACTGAAGCGCGGGATTGGGACGATTTCTTTTAAAACGCTGAGTGTTATGTTAAAAGAGATGGAGGCCGACGGCCTGATCCAGCGCGAGGAATTTCCCCAAGTGCCGCCAAAAGTTGAATATTCTTTAACGGAACGCGGCCGTTCTCTACTCCCGCTGTTAAATCTGATGTGCGAGTGGGGAGAGAACAACAGCTTGAAGGACTTGCCGGCTACTGGAGCACTATCGGCGATCGAGCATCGGGCTTCAAAATAG